The following coding sequences lie in one Brachionichthys hirsutus isolate HB-005 chromosome 15, CSIRO-AGI_Bhir_v1, whole genome shotgun sequence genomic window:
- the LOC137904948 gene encoding E3 ubiquitin-protein ligase RNF126-like isoform X1, whose translation MAEAPSRPGRFFCHRCSAEISPRLPDYACPRCESGFIEELPDQQCTDGSTSTASTSNQSRPASRDMRHHRRFPFPSEYFRLFTPGIVAETSDRTPLPADNNNQEAENRWEQERASRQRSRLRQPRGPVLRRDGVPTLEGIIQQLVNGLIAPTAVTNMGVTPWGVIHSSPMNYAWGNNGIDVIITRLLNQFENSGPPPAESGQIKALPFTSITEEHVGAGLECPVCKEDFREDERVRQLPCNHLFHNDCIVPWLERHDTCPVCRMSLSGQNTATDSQELSGLNFSSSANLPSNENAARHL comes from the exons ATGGCTGAAGCTCCTTCACGGCCCGGCCGTTTCTTCTGCCACCGGTGTTCGGCAGAGATCAGTCCGCGTTTGCCG GACTACGCCTGCCCCCGCTGTGAATCGGGCTTCATTGAGGAACTGCCTGACCAACAATG CACCGATGGGTCCACATCCACGGCCTCCACCAGCAATCAGAGCCGCCCAGCCTCTCGG GACATGCGTCACCATCGGCGATTCCCCTTCCCCTCCGAGTACTTTAGACTGTTCACCCCTGGAATCGTTGCTGAGACCTCGGACCGAACGCCGCTGCCCGCCGACAACAACAACCAAGAGGCAGAGAACAGGTGGGAACAGGAAAGGGCGTCACGGCAGCGGTCCCGCCTGAGGCAGCCGCGGGGTCCTGTGCTGCGCCGTGACGGGGTACCCACGTTAGAGGG AATTATCCAGCAGCTAGTTAACGGATTGATTGCTCCCACAGCCGTGACGAATATGGGAGTGACGCCATG GGGTGTAATACATTCCAGTCCAATGAACTATGCCTGGGGTAACAACGGTATTGATGTGATCATCACTCGG CTGTTGAACCAATTTGAAAACTCtggtcctcctcctgcagaaagTGGACAGATAAAGGCTTTACCCTTTACCTCCATCACAGAGGAACACGTGG GCGCTGGTTTAGAGTGTCCCGTGTGCAAAGAAGACTTCCGTGAGGACGAGCGCGTTCGACAGCTGCCGTGCAATCACCTGTTCCATAATGACTGTATAGTGCCGTGGCTGGAACGG CACGACACGTGTCCCGTGTGCAGGATGAGTCTCAGTGGACAGAACACAGCCACAGACTCACAAGAGTTATCAGGATTGAACTTTTCTTCCTCTGCCAACTTGCCCAGCAATGAAAATGCTGCCAGGCACTTATAA
- the LOC137904948 gene encoding E3 ubiquitin-protein ligase RNF126-like isoform X2 — MAEAPSRPGRFFCHRCSAEISPRLPDYACPRCESGFIEELPDQQCTDGSTSTASTSNQSRPASRDMRHHRRFPFPSEYFRLFTPGIVAETSDRTPLPADNNNQEAENRIIQQLVNGLIAPTAVTNMGVTPWGVIHSSPMNYAWGNNGIDVIITRLLNQFENSGPPPAESGQIKALPFTSITEEHVGAGLECPVCKEDFREDERVRQLPCNHLFHNDCIVPWLERHDTCPVCRMSLSGQNTATDSQELSGLNFSSSANLPSNENAARHL; from the exons ATGGCTGAAGCTCCTTCACGGCCCGGCCGTTTCTTCTGCCACCGGTGTTCGGCAGAGATCAGTCCGCGTTTGCCG GACTACGCCTGCCCCCGCTGTGAATCGGGCTTCATTGAGGAACTGCCTGACCAACAATG CACCGATGGGTCCACATCCACGGCCTCCACCAGCAATCAGAGCCGCCCAGCCTCTCGG GACATGCGTCACCATCGGCGATTCCCCTTCCCCTCCGAGTACTTTAGACTGTTCACCCCTGGAATCGTTGCTGAGACCTCGGACCGAACGCCGCTGCCCGCCGACAACAACAACCAAGAGGCAGAGAACAG AATTATCCAGCAGCTAGTTAACGGATTGATTGCTCCCACAGCCGTGACGAATATGGGAGTGACGCCATG GGGTGTAATACATTCCAGTCCAATGAACTATGCCTGGGGTAACAACGGTATTGATGTGATCATCACTCGG CTGTTGAACCAATTTGAAAACTCtggtcctcctcctgcagaaagTGGACAGATAAAGGCTTTACCCTTTACCTCCATCACAGAGGAACACGTGG GCGCTGGTTTAGAGTGTCCCGTGTGCAAAGAAGACTTCCGTGAGGACGAGCGCGTTCGACAGCTGCCGTGCAATCACCTGTTCCATAATGACTGTATAGTGCCGTGGCTGGAACGG CACGACACGTGTCCCGTGTGCAGGATGAGTCTCAGTGGACAGAACACAGCCACAGACTCACAAGAGTTATCAGGATTGAACTTTTCTTCCTCTGCCAACTTGCCCAGCAATGAAAATGCTGCCAGGCACTTATAA